In the Salinisphaera sp. T31B1 genome, one interval contains:
- the hemB gene encoding porphobilinogen synthase: MPHTFPGHYPATRLRRGRAHAFSRRLAQETRLSVDDLIYPLFVTEGDPVDVAAMPGVRRHSLDDLLREITDVVDLGIPAVVLFPVIDPDKKTPDAAEAANSDGLIPNAIRAIKREFPELGVMTDVALDPYTSHGQDGVIDDAGYVLNDPTIDILVAQTLAHAEAGVDIVSPSDMMDGRIQAMRTALETRGHVNTLIMSYAAKFASSLYSPFREAVGSAGNLGKADKRTYQVDPANTDEALREVALDLKEGADMVMVKPGMPYLDIIHRVKQTFGVPTFAYHVSGEYAMLKAAIDHGWLDERKAVLECLGSFKRAGCDGVLTYFAKDAARWLRD; encoded by the coding sequence ATGCCCCACACCTTCCCCGGTCATTATCCCGCCACGCGGCTGCGTCGCGGCCGCGCCCATGCGTTTTCCCGCCGTCTGGCTCAGGAAACCCGCCTGAGCGTGGACGATCTGATCTACCCGCTGTTCGTCACCGAGGGCGATCCCGTGGATGTCGCCGCCATGCCAGGCGTGCGCCGCCACAGTCTCGACGACTTGCTACGCGAGATCACCGACGTGGTCGATCTCGGTATCCCTGCGGTGGTGCTGTTTCCGGTCATCGATCCGGACAAGAAGACGCCGGATGCCGCCGAAGCCGCCAACTCCGATGGCCTCATTCCCAATGCGATCCGCGCGATCAAGCGCGAATTCCCTGAACTGGGCGTGATGACCGACGTCGCGCTCGACCCGTATACAAGCCACGGCCAGGACGGCGTCATCGACGATGCCGGCTATGTCCTCAACGATCCGACCATCGATATTCTGGTCGCCCAGACGCTGGCGCACGCCGAGGCCGGGGTCGATATCGTTTCGCCGTCCGACATGATGGACGGCCGCATCCAGGCCATGCGTACGGCGCTGGAGACGCGCGGGCATGTCAACACGCTGATCATGTCCTATGCGGCCAAGTTCGCCTCGAGCCTGTACAGCCCGTTCCGCGAAGCGGTCGGTTCGGCGGGCAATCTGGGCAAGGCCGACAAGCGCACCTACCAAGTCGACCCGGCTAACACCGACGAAGCCCTGCGCGAGGTCGCGCTCGATCTCAAGGAAGGCGCGGACATGGTGATGGTCAAGCCGGGGATGCCGTATCTGGATATCATCCACCGGGTGAAACAGACGTTCGGCGTGCCGACGTTCGCATACCACGTCTCGGGCGAATACGCGATGCTCAAGGCCGCGATCGACCACGGCTGGCTGGACGAACGCAAGGCCGTACTCGAGTGCCTGGGCAGCTTCAAACGCGCCGGTTGTGACGGCGTACTGACCTATTTCGCCAAGGACGCGGCGCGCTGGCTTCGAGACTGA
- a CDS encoding class I SAM-dependent methyltransferase, whose amino-acid sequence MKFNDAAKVLDGIPHISRHSARVLYDFIRAEKPVDCLELGFAHGASSGYVAAALAANGQGHLTSVDLEASREFHTTIEQTLASLNLASMVTVCRELNSYNWFLKKQIEAQTTDDVCAPCYDFVFIDGSKNWTIDGLAFFLADKLLRPGGWILFDDYSWRYADAIERGKTQSDGVSARDLSPDQIDEPNVAAIFHLLVAQHPDYSRFQVQDDSWAWARKAPGTREVKKTGKSVLGSRLSRWKARVSGNA is encoded by the coding sequence ATGAAATTCAACGACGCGGCTAAGGTCCTCGACGGTATTCCGCATATCTCCCGCCATTCCGCGCGGGTACTCTACGACTTCATACGCGCCGAAAAACCGGTCGACTGTCTGGAACTGGGCTTCGCCCACGGTGCCAGCAGTGGTTATGTCGCCGCTGCCCTGGCCGCGAACGGCCAAGGCCATCTCACCAGCGTGGACCTGGAGGCCAGCCGGGAGTTCCACACCACCATCGAGCAGACGCTGGCCAGCCTGAATCTGGCGTCGATGGTCACTGTCTGCCGTGAGCTGAACTCCTACAACTGGTTCCTCAAGAAGCAGATCGAGGCTCAAACCACCGACGACGTCTGCGCCCCCTGTTACGATTTCGTGTTCATCGACGGCAGCAAGAACTGGACGATCGACGGCCTGGCCTTCTTCCTGGCCGACAAGCTGCTGCGACCCGGCGGCTGGATCCTGTTCGATGACTACAGCTGGCGTTATGCCGATGCCATAGAACGCGGCAAGACACAGAGCGACGGCGTCAGCGCCCGCGATCTCTCGCCGGACCAGATCGACGAACCCAACGTCGCCGCCATTTTCCATCTACTGGTCGCCCAGCACCCCGACTACAGCCGGTTTCAAGTACAGGACGACAGCTGGGCCTGGGCGCGCAAGGCGCCGGGCACGCGAGAGGTCAAGAAGACCGGAAAATCGGTGCTTGGCAGCCGGCTATCGCGCTGGAAGGCCCGCGTGAGCGGCAACGCCTGA
- a CDS encoding malate dehydrogenase, protein MKQPVRVAITGGAGNISYSLIFRIAAGDMLGPDQPVILQLLEIPPAMDALKGVIMEINDCAFPLVHGISGSDKPEEAFKDVDIALLVGSKPRGKGMERSDLLKANGEIFSVQGKALNDHASKDVKVLVVGNPANTNALIAAANAPDLDNRQFTAMMRLDHNRALSQLAGKTDSQVTDIDKMMVWGNHSSTQFPDLSHCTVNGKAATDLVDQNWYENDFIPTVQKRGAAIIEARGASSAASAASAAIDHVRDWVAGSNGIVSMGIPSDGSYDIAEGIMYSYPVICRNGDYEIVQDLEISDFARDRMKATEAELREEREAVAHLL, encoded by the coding sequence ATGAAACAACCCGTACGTGTGGCCATTACCGGCGGTGCCGGCAATATCAGCTATTCGCTCATCTTTCGTATTGCCGCCGGCGATATGCTGGGCCCCGACCAACCGGTGATTCTCCAGCTGCTCGAGATTCCGCCCGCCATGGACGCTCTCAAGGGCGTCATTATGGAGATCAACGACTGCGCGTTCCCGCTGGTGCACGGCATCTCCGGCAGCGACAAGCCGGAAGAAGCATTCAAGGACGTCGACATCGCCCTGCTCGTGGGCTCCAAGCCGCGCGGCAAGGGCATGGAGCGCTCGGACCTGCTCAAGGCCAACGGCGAGATCTTCTCGGTCCAGGGCAAGGCGCTCAATGACCACGCCTCCAAGGACGTCAAGGTACTGGTGGTCGGCAACCCGGCCAACACCAACGCCCTGATCGCGGCGGCCAACGCACCGGATCTGGACAACCGCCAGTTCACTGCCATGATGCGGCTGGACCATAACCGCGCCCTGTCGCAGCTGGCCGGCAAGACCGATAGCCAGGTCACCGACATCGACAAGATGATGGTCTGGGGCAACCACAGTTCGACTCAGTTCCCGGACCTGTCCCATTGCACCGTCAACGGCAAAGCGGCGACCGATCTGGTCGATCAGAACTGGTACGAGAACGATTTCATCCCGACCGTCCAGAAGCGCGGCGCAGCCATCATCGAGGCACGCGGCGCCTCGAGTGCGGCCTCGGCTGCCAGCGCTGCCATCGACCACGTGCGCGACTGGGTGGCAGGCTCCAACGGCATCGTTTCCATGGGCATTCCCTCGGACGGCAGCTACGATATCGCCGAAGGGATCATGTATTCGTATCCGGTGATCTGCCGCAATGGCGATTACGAGATCGTCCAGGATCTGGAGATCAGCGATTTCGCCCGCGATCGCATGAAGGCCACCGAGGCCGAACTGCGCGAGGAGCGGGAAGCGGTAGCGCATCTGCTGTAG
- the arsS gene encoding arsenosugar biosynthesis radical SAM (seleno)protein ArsS (Some members of this family are selenoproteins.): MLPAVTSSTPTDFPSIRRDRLHTLQMNLGYLCNIACSHCHVEAGPKRTELMDWTTMDTALSFIRAQGIRNLDVTGGSPEMNPLFRPFMREARALGVHLMDRCNPTIIEEPGYDWVPGFLAEQGVEVIASLPCYTADNVDAQRGRGVFDASIAGLRKLNALGYGQSDSGLALNLVYNPIGPALPPPQAALEADYRHFLYDRFGLVFNQLFTIANMPIKRYAHWLMREQRLGEYMALLRSAHRRENLAEVMCRGLVSVDWQGYVYDCDFNQMLDLPVGGQGPTHLSELIDTDLSGRGIAVGDHCFGCTAGQGSSCGGALN; encoded by the coding sequence ATGTTGCCCGCCGTGACGTCGTCGACGCCCACCGATTTTCCATCCATCCGCCGCGATAGGCTGCATACGCTGCAAATGAATCTGGGCTATTTGTGCAATATCGCCTGCAGCCATTGCCATGTCGAAGCCGGGCCCAAACGCACCGAGCTGATGGACTGGACGACGATGGACACCGCGCTTTCGTTCATCCGGGCACAGGGCATTCGCAATCTGGATGTGACCGGCGGCTCGCCCGAGATGAACCCGCTGTTTCGTCCGTTCATGCGTGAGGCGCGCGCGCTGGGCGTGCATCTGATGGATCGCTGTAATCCGACCATCATCGAAGAGCCCGGCTACGACTGGGTGCCGGGGTTTCTTGCCGAGCAGGGGGTGGAGGTCATCGCATCGCTGCCGTGCTATACCGCCGACAATGTCGACGCCCAGCGCGGCCGCGGTGTGTTCGATGCGAGTATCGCCGGCCTGCGCAAGCTCAACGCGCTCGGCTACGGCCAATCCGATAGCGGACTTGCCCTGAACCTGGTCTACAACCCGATCGGGCCGGCGCTGCCGCCGCCGCAGGCCGCACTCGAAGCCGATTATCGCCATTTTCTCTACGACCGATTCGGGCTGGTCTTCAACCAGCTGTTCACGATCGCGAACATGCCGATCAAGCGCTATGCGCACTGGCTCATGCGCGAACAGCGTTTGGGCGAATACATGGCGTTGCTGCGTTCCGCCCATCGACGGGAAAATCTGGCCGAGGTGATGTGCCGAGGCCTGGTGAGCGTGGATTGGCAGGGTTATGTGTACGACTGCGACTTCAACCAGATGCTGGATCTGCCGGTCGGCGGCCAAGGGCCGACTCATCTGAGCGAGCTCATCGATACGGATCTATCCGGTCGCGGCATTGCCGTGGGCGACCACTGCTTCGGCTGTACCGCCGGTCAGGGCAGCAGCTGCGGCGGCGCCCTCAACTGA
- a CDS encoding DUF547 domain-containing protein, translated as MRRIAIVFFGMVMMSAVQAAPEADLWSRWQAHDAQSTATIDHGVFDAFLSRYVVEHEHAPNGVRYDQVSDRDRERLDDYLKAMQAIDIDRYNRDQQRAYWINLYNAATLKVVLDAYPVDSIRDIGGGLFSSGPWKKKRLRVEDEKLSLNDIEHRILRPIWNDGMTHYGVNCASVSCPSLRAEAYTGANINAALRANARDYINSAQGVSIDNDRVTVSSLYEWYAADFGSDEQSVVSHLRQFAAPALSARLDMLDRIDAYAYDWALNDESTVARVIEQGD; from the coding sequence ATGCGTCGAATTGCGATTGTCTTTTTCGGAATGGTCATGATGAGCGCGGTGCAGGCCGCGCCCGAAGCCGACCTGTGGTCGCGCTGGCAGGCTCACGATGCGCAATCCACCGCCACCATCGACCATGGTGTCTTCGATGCCTTCCTGTCGCGTTATGTGGTCGAACACGAGCATGCGCCGAACGGCGTTCGCTACGATCAGGTCAGCGATCGTGACCGCGAACGGCTGGACGACTATCTCAAAGCCATGCAGGCGATCGATATCGATCGCTACAACCGTGACCAGCAACGTGCGTACTGGATCAACCTGTACAACGCCGCCACGCTGAAAGTGGTACTGGATGCCTACCCCGTGGATTCGATTCGCGATATCGGCGGCGGGCTATTCTCCTCGGGCCCCTGGAAGAAAAAGCGCCTGAGGGTAGAGGACGAAAAACTCAGCCTGAACGATATCGAACACCGGATTCTGCGTCCGATATGGAACGACGGCATGACCCACTACGGCGTCAACTGCGCCTCGGTCAGCTGCCCGAGCCTGCGGGCCGAGGCCTATACCGGAGCCAATATCAACGCCGCCCTTCGGGCCAACGCGCGCGACTATATCAACAGCGCTCAAGGCGTATCGATCGACAACGACAGGGTGACCGTATCGAGCCTGTACGAGTGGTACGCCGCGGACTTCGGTTCCGACGAACAGAGCGTTGTCAGCCATCTGCGGCAGTTCGCGGCACCGGCGCTGTCCGCCCGGCTGGACATGCTGGACCGCATCGATGCCTACGCCTACGACTGGGCACTCAACGACGAGAGCACGGTCGCCCGCGTGATCGAACAGGGCGACTGA
- a CDS encoding anti-sigma factor — translation MADLEQPPLTIRAAEYVLGTLTSDERARFEQELADSESARAELAYWEQRLGAIGLALSPVEPPAQVWQGIRQRIHASAVNEPVVTPSTAPPERSSRGGNGWRNLAVAASVAALVMAGMLFIGSTRAPGDDADAAPAYASMVYDAPTGTSWLVTAHDGSHEMSVTALASYDVPDGKVLQAWLVPADGQPMRLGEWPHTQGRHQMPVSDAAVRYMKKRATLMVSMEDAANVADLDAPAGKLMWTSPIARRTS, via the coding sequence ATGGCCGATCTCGAACAGCCGCCGCTGACGATACGCGCCGCCGAGTATGTGCTGGGCACACTTACAAGCGACGAGCGTGCGCGATTCGAGCAGGAATTGGCCGATAGCGAGTCGGCACGCGCTGAGCTCGCTTACTGGGAGCAGCGTCTGGGGGCCATCGGGCTGGCTCTCAGCCCGGTCGAGCCACCGGCTCAGGTGTGGCAGGGGATTCGACAGCGCATCCATGCGAGCGCGGTGAATGAGCCCGTGGTTACGCCCAGTACGGCACCGCCTGAGCGCAGTTCGCGTGGCGGCAACGGCTGGCGTAATCTGGCGGTGGCGGCCTCGGTGGCGGCGCTGGTCATGGCTGGGATGCTCTTTATCGGCTCGACGCGTGCGCCGGGCGACGACGCCGACGCGGCACCGGCTTATGCCAGCATGGTCTACGACGCACCTACCGGCACCAGTTGGCTGGTTACCGCCCACGACGGGAGCCACGAGATGTCGGTGACCGCGTTGGCCAGCTACGACGTGCCGGACGGCAAGGTGCTTCAGGCTTGGTTGGTGCCCGCAGACGGTCAGCCCATGCGTCTGGGCGAATGGCCGCATACGCAGGGCCGCCATCAGATGCCGGTCTCCGATGCCGCCGTGCGCTACATGAAAAAGCGAGCCACGCTGATGGTGTCCATGGAGGACGCCGCCAACGTGGCCGATCTCGACGCGCCGGCTGGCAAGCTCATGTGGACCTCGCCGATCGCCCGACGCACCAGCTGA
- a CDS encoding glycosyltransferase family 2 protein: MSPSRRHPDIAQPVDITVVFATCNRAAQLRATLDAYRRIDTAGIHWELLVVDNDSQDESQAILAATSDLPLRWQVVTAPGQNNARNAALKRIRGALIVFTDDDAIPEPDCLQAYLRAARRWPNEAIFGARIDPRFPAGTPQWMQQANFRFASTAFARYAPRNDEGPVSRHPYGPSFAVRRSALGAHQFPTHLGPRSGSYAMGGEGHLLRRLRHEGWRYIHVPSARVEHVIRPDQIAPAWLFARANKKGRGQVYLPSDKPANRYHWRGVPLRLWMSTIRCGLRFYLLGPFVNDRLRTRYGIKYELRRGEIQERLLSRTHIEQTDYRPAPGRNRGNYSN; this comes from the coding sequence ATGAGCCCAAGCCGACGACATCCCGATATCGCCCAGCCCGTCGACATCACGGTCGTGTTCGCGACCTGTAATCGTGCCGCCCAGCTGCGCGCGACCCTGGATGCCTACCGCCGAATCGACACCGCTGGTATCCATTGGGAGCTGCTGGTCGTCGACAACGACAGTCAGGACGAGTCGCAAGCGATTCTCGCCGCAACCTCGGATCTGCCACTGCGTTGGCAAGTGGTGACCGCACCGGGGCAGAACAATGCGCGTAATGCGGCGCTCAAACGCATTCGCGGCGCGTTGATCGTATTCACCGACGACGATGCCATACCCGAGCCGGACTGCCTGCAGGCGTATCTCCGGGCAGCCCGGCGCTGGCCGAACGAGGCAATTTTCGGTGCGCGTATCGACCCGCGGTTCCCCGCGGGGACGCCGCAATGGATGCAGCAGGCCAACTTCCGCTTTGCGTCGACCGCCTTCGCCCGTTACGCGCCACGCAACGATGAAGGCCCCGTATCACGCCATCCCTATGGACCGAGTTTCGCCGTGCGTCGTTCGGCACTTGGCGCCCATCAGTTTCCAACCCACCTGGGGCCCCGTTCAGGCAGTTATGCTATGGGTGGGGAGGGCCATCTGTTGCGCCGTCTTCGCCATGAAGGTTGGCGCTATATCCACGTGCCCAGCGCTCGTGTCGAGCACGTGATCCGGCCCGATCAGATCGCTCCGGCGTGGCTGTTCGCGCGGGCCAACAAGAAAGGACGCGGTCAGGTCTATCTGCCCAGCGACAAGCCCGCGAACCGGTATCACTGGCGCGGCGTGCCGCTACGGCTCTGGATGTCGACCATCCGGTGTGGGCTGCGCTTCTACCTGCTCGGGCCATTCGTGAACGACCGGCTGCGCACCCGCTACGGCATCAAGTACGAACTGCGTCGTGGCGAGATACAGGAACGCCTGCTCAGCCGTACGCACATCGAGCAAACCGACTACCGCCCGGCGCCCGGCCGCAACCGGGGCAACTACTCGAACTGA
- a CDS encoding sigma-70 family RNA polymerase sigma factor — translation MAEREQLAAWLAATARGDQQAFQSLYAATSSQLYAVLLRILRNPERAQDALQDAYVRVWQKADTYAPDRGAPLTWLLSIARYRALDMLRRKRPEVAMPEDPDLVATLLEDEQSLSPLAENENQQSLDAIRVCLKTLQPQQRDSVLLAYYEGLTHQELAERMDAPLGTVKSWIRRGLMRLRECLAEHA, via the coding sequence ATGGCCGAACGTGAACAACTCGCCGCATGGCTCGCCGCGACCGCTCGGGGCGACCAGCAGGCCTTTCAAAGCCTGTATGCCGCTACGTCGTCGCAACTCTATGCCGTCTTGCTGCGTATTCTGCGTAATCCGGAGCGTGCGCAGGACGCGCTTCAGGACGCCTACGTGCGGGTTTGGCAGAAAGCCGATACCTATGCGCCGGATCGGGGGGCGCCCTTGACCTGGCTGCTGTCGATCGCACGCTACCGCGCCCTGGATATGCTCCGCCGCAAACGCCCGGAAGTGGCAATGCCGGAGGATCCTGATCTGGTGGCAACACTCCTGGAAGACGAACAATCGTTGTCGCCTCTGGCAGAGAACGAGAATCAACAGTCGCTGGATGCGATACGAGTCTGCTTGAAAACCCTGCAACCGCAACAACGCGACAGTGTGCTGCTGGCCTACTATGAAGGGCTCACGCACCAGGAACTCGCCGAGCGGATGGATGCACCGCTGGGCACCGTAAAGAGCTGGATTCGGCGCGGTTTGATGCGGCTGCGCGAATGTCTGGCGGAGCACGCGTGA
- a CDS encoding class I SAM-dependent methyltransferase: protein MTDTTRYAHDFYDDRHAQTGYAAERMLALVAEVVPPIRSAVDIGCGVGTWLSVLANRGVERLQGFDGPWVADELLEIRRDQFARRDLSKEIARPDQRYDLAISLEVAEHLPADSADTFVRSLTNQSDFVLFSAAIPHQGGKHHVNEQWIEYWVDRFQSHDYVGLDVLRMPLWSDERIQRWYRQNAVLFAARTRVPELTLPRPCSELAPVSLVHPRTLEYRFARQQREKAKSQSLKGSWTLFRRALRQSVGGR, encoded by the coding sequence ATGACAGATACCACCCGTTACGCTCATGATTTCTACGACGATCGCCATGCACAGACCGGCTACGCCGCCGAACGCATGCTGGCGCTGGTCGCCGAGGTGGTACCGCCGATTCGCTCTGCCGTGGATATCGGTTGTGGCGTGGGTACCTGGCTTTCGGTGCTGGCCAATCGGGGCGTCGAACGCCTGCAGGGCTTCGACGGACCGTGGGTGGCCGACGAACTGCTCGAAATCCGCCGCGACCAGTTCGCCCGACGGGATCTGAGTAAGGAAATCGCTCGGCCCGATCAACGCTACGATCTGGCGATATCGCTGGAAGTCGCCGAACATCTACCCGCAGACAGCGCCGACACATTCGTCCGCTCGTTGACCAACCAATCGGATTTCGTGCTCTTTTCGGCGGCCATTCCCCACCAGGGCGGCAAGCATCACGTCAACGAGCAGTGGATCGAGTATTGGGTCGATCGGTTCCAGTCGCACGATTATGTCGGCCTGGACGTACTTCGCATGCCGCTATGGTCGGATGAGCGCATACAGCGCTGGTATCGACAGAATGCGGTCCTTTTCGCAGCGCGTACCCGTGTGCCCGAACTCACGCTGCCACGTCCGTGTTCCGAGCTCGCGCCGGTATCGCTGGTCCACCCTCGCACGCTCGAATATCGCTTCGCACGCCAACAACGCGAAAAGGCCAAGAGCCAGAGCCTCAAGGGCTCATGGACACTGTTCCGGCGGGCCCTTCGCCAGAGTGTCGGCGGCCGCTAA